The Primulina huaijiensis isolate GDHJ02 chromosome 17, ASM1229523v2, whole genome shotgun sequence genome window below encodes:
- the LOC140963512 gene encoding fra a 1-associated protein yields the protein MGWVWKDHDSEFNSYNSGEDSKFPGAVVGESDGSGDRCATRKVVTSRCRTEEVEPGKFIRKCNNTEQIFKDCIGRPSEVVESIEEYVEEDVTDKMAKGQFSLDSGDPRPLSSSYFPGLRGDIEAIERNFFGGIGRFLEAAEEMKNEFFNSVGFPPIYDGDSSSSRKKHGIHIESNPRTTAQTKKTSGEEIDLSGLAKDV from the exons ATGGGTTGGGTGTGGAAAGATCACGATTCAGAATTTAATTCTTACAACTCCGGTGAAGACAGCAAGTTTCCCGGTGCGGTGGTCGGTGAAAGTGACGGTAGCGGAGACCGCTGCGCTACCCGTAAGGTCGTGACGTCTCGGTGCCGCACGGAGGAAGTGGAGCCTGGAAAATTCATCCGCAAGTGCAATAATACCGAACAGATTTTCAAAGATTGCATCGGGAG GCCCAGTGAGGTGGTTGAATCTATTGAAGAATACGTCGAGGAAGATGTCACAGACAAAATGGCTAAAGGGCAATTCTCTTTAGACTCGGGAGATCCCAGACCTCTATCGAGCTCTTATTTCCCTGGGCTACGTGGTGATATTGAAGCCATTGAACGTAATTTCTTTGGTGGCATTGGTCGATTTTTGGAGGCAGCTGAAGAAATGAAGAATGAGTTCTTCAATTCAGTTGGGTTTCCTCCTATATATGATGGTGATTCTTCATCATCACGCAAGAAGCATGGAATTCATATTGAAAGCAATCCTCGCACCACAGctcaaaccaagaaaacttctgGTGAAGAGATCGATCTCTCTGGTTTAGCTAAAGATGTTTGA